In the genome of Hyphomonas sp. Mor2, one region contains:
- a CDS encoding MaoC/PaaZ C-terminal domain-containing protein → MQASKIAVPEFSTLEGEASVLSHRIAMAFAAGLLIDDARYYSERAANTPILPFINSRFEWACTSKIPNYFNFSETELRSGVHLRQDTEFHRGWTIGERIRTDTEFVSGKNSSLGAITVVKFTTKSLEDNSPITSTWSTALYRGVSLPCEDFELSPYAPLPPSNSRLEVVEEIAVPIHIAHIYSECADIWNPIHTEQDVAKAYGLQGIIVHGSILWALAGKGVVDAVAAGNQSRLKRFSGSFSAPVFPGSNLKLEITADRPVLNWQLSNAESGIVHVTGEAEFHN, encoded by the coding sequence ATGCAAGCCTCCAAGATTGCCGTTCCCGAATTCTCAACGCTCGAAGGTGAAGCCTCTGTTCTCTCTCACAGAATTGCGATGGCGTTTGCCGCAGGTCTCCTGATCGATGACGCGCGGTATTACAGCGAACGAGCAGCAAACACGCCCATCCTTCCCTTCATCAACTCACGCTTTGAGTGGGCGTGCACATCGAAGATTCCGAACTATTTCAATTTTAGCGAGACAGAGCTTCGATCCGGTGTCCATCTGCGCCAAGACACCGAATTCCACCGTGGATGGACCATCGGCGAACGTATCCGCACTGATACCGAATTTGTTTCAGGAAAAAACTCAAGCCTTGGGGCAATCACGGTCGTAAAGTTCACGACGAAATCACTAGAAGACAATTCACCAATCACTTCGACATGGTCGACAGCGCTTTATCGAGGGGTTTCGTTGCCGTGCGAGGATTTCGAGCTTTCACCTTATGCGCCGTTACCGCCCTCAAATTCTCGATTGGAGGTTGTGGAGGAGATCGCGGTCCCAATCCACATCGCTCACATTTATTCTGAGTGTGCGGATATTTGGAATCCGATTCACACCGAACAGGATGTAGCAAAGGCGTACGGTTTACAGGGAATAATTGTTCACGGCAGCATTCTTTGGGCGCTAGCGGGAAAAGGCGTCGTAGACGCTGTGGCGGCGGGCAACCAATCGCGTTTAAAGCGCTTCTCTGGCTCTTTCAGCGCTCCTGTGTTTCCGGGCTCAAACCTGAAACTGGAAATTACCGCAGATCGCCCAGTCTTGAATTGGCAACTTTCGAATGCAGAATCTGGAATTGTTCATGTCACCGGAGAAGCTGAATTTCACAATTAA
- a CDS encoding class I adenylate-forming enzyme family protein produces the protein MSQLDNREQAAMSQIETTSERITDLLDQFANTRPDAPAATLGDDTLSYSDLKRARNDIAKGLMAIGVKPGDRVAMIAHPSNQFWIALHAVTSIGATWVGVNPVYQERDFESAFSAAVPKALLIATQPSPRDYASETQRFMSGRVTVSDQADANGETLSFDDLVERGKSVTQAELLDRQAGVDPEDIAVIVFTSGTTGTPKGAMLSHRALASSARANGRWMTDASMVCGACVSPVNHVGALTNVCMNLLACGGHIVFHPGVDLEAIVKIGEVHQPTFMQTSPTGFSMMLAHGGFAEFIDGLRLIVFGGAMTAESTLAKVAKPGLMMSSVYGQSETCGIVTYTDPADDIEVHGNTIGHVLPGAELRIADEHEQSVRDGEAGEIQIRGPYCMSGYFNNPEATDAAFTSDGFLRTGDIGKIREDGNVVFVGRLKEMFKSGGYNVYPVEIEQAICEHPAVALAAVLDVPHPTFQEVGHAIIQPKPGQSVTDQEIEEFLRSRIANYKVPKSFQTLEAMPLLPNGKIDKVALRETLPTSV, from the coding sequence ATGTCCCAACTTGATAACAGGGAGCAGGCAGCGATGAGCCAAATTGAAACGACGTCTGAGAGAATTACCGACCTTCTTGACCAATTCGCAAATACGCGCCCAGACGCTCCTGCTGCGACGCTCGGCGACGATACGCTCTCCTATTCGGACCTGAAAAGGGCGCGAAATGATATCGCTAAAGGATTGATGGCCATAGGGGTCAAACCGGGAGACCGCGTCGCCATGATCGCCCATCCATCTAACCAGTTTTGGATCGCACTCCATGCCGTCACCTCGATTGGAGCAACTTGGGTCGGCGTAAATCCGGTTTATCAAGAGCGAGACTTCGAAAGCGCTTTCTCAGCGGCAGTTCCAAAAGCGCTGTTGATCGCAACGCAACCCAGCCCGCGTGATTATGCGAGCGAGACGCAAAGATTTATGTCGGGCAGAGTTACTGTGTCTGACCAGGCAGATGCCAATGGTGAAACGCTATCATTTGATGATCTAGTCGAGCGCGGAAAGTCTGTCACACAAGCCGAGTTGCTCGATCGACAAGCTGGCGTTGATCCAGAAGATATCGCCGTCATCGTATTTACGTCTGGAACAACTGGAACGCCAAAAGGAGCGATGCTCTCTCACCGCGCTTTGGCAAGCTCTGCCCGCGCAAATGGACGTTGGATGACCGATGCTTCCATGGTTTGCGGTGCGTGCGTCAGCCCGGTCAATCATGTTGGCGCTTTGACCAATGTATGCATGAATTTGTTGGCTTGCGGCGGACATATTGTGTTCCACCCAGGGGTCGATTTGGAGGCCATTGTTAAGATCGGAGAAGTTCATCAACCCACTTTTATGCAAACTTCGCCCACCGGGTTTTCGATGATGCTCGCCCATGGTGGTTTTGCTGAATTTATCGACGGCTTACGCCTCATTGTGTTTGGTGGGGCGATGACGGCGGAATCTACGCTCGCAAAAGTGGCCAAGCCCGGGCTCATGATGTCTTCTGTATATGGACAATCAGAGACATGCGGGATCGTAACCTACACAGACCCCGCCGACGATATCGAAGTGCACGGCAATACAATCGGTCACGTACTGCCAGGCGCGGAATTGCGCATCGCCGATGAACACGAACAGTCTGTTCGCGATGGTGAAGCAGGCGAAATCCAAATTCGCGGTCCGTACTGTATGTCGGGTTACTTTAATAATCCCGAAGCGACCGATGCTGCGTTTACCAGCGATGGTTTTTTACGCACAGGTGATATTGGCAAAATTCGAGAGGATGGAAACGTCGTCTTTGTCGGCCGCCTAAAAGAGATGTTTAAATCAGGCGGATACAATGTTTACCCAGTCGAAATTGAACAAGCCATTTGCGAGCATCCTGCCGTTGCGCTCGCCGCAGTATTGGACGTGCCGCACCCCACTTTCCAAGAAGTCGGTCACGCCATAATTCAACCCAAACCCGGTCAGTCTGTCACGGATCAAGAAATTGAGGAATTTCTCCGCTCACGCATCGCCAATTATAAGGTTCCAAAATCCTTTCAGACCCTTGAGGCAATGCCACTGCTACCGAATGGAAAAATCGACAAAGTTGCACTCAGGGAAACACTGCCGACCAGCGTCTAA